The sequence TAAATTTTCGGAAAATGTTCTTTTGCTAAATGGactatatatgcatatactgTGCATGCGTTTATGCACATGTTCGTGCATGTGTCATCACATGCACTTGTACTTGTGTTTTgccaatatatatatatttatatgtgtatacatatgcatgcGTTTGTTTATGCCTTAACATGTACATGCATTTTTTTGTCCTTGCCACAATTAccgaatatattttatttttatctcttCTAAAGAACTAGGAGAAAACGAAGATATAAATGAGCTACCCACTTTTTTATTGagaaaaaatgggaaatatttggataaaataattggtaagtttttatttatataatagtagCAAGTTATTCAACAATTTGATAATCTATGTGTCCTTTTTATCGCAGGAATGAATGAGGAAGAGCTGACAAAATCGGTTGAGAAGCATCAAAGCGATTGACGTTACAGGGGATAGGAGCGTAAATGagcatatatacgtatataatacagacacatatgcatgtgtatttatatatgtatatacataagttCTTCTGTTTGTTAATTTACGTGTTACATTACAATGAAGGATAACCTTTTTCGATACGTAtagcactttttttttttttttttctgcgtaataataaagcaaagaattaataataaatcatatttataaagttaatgctgttaaaataatgaagtgTTATGAGAATTACTTTACGAGTATAAGTCTCATTTCAAGGGAAGAATTTAATGGAGTGtatagaaagaaaaaaaataaaataaaaaataagaagttttcctattttctcaattttaaaaagttgaCGTATTAACATctaaacatatataacaaaattatggtacattatttaatctctatttttttttttttttttttttttttcttataaactCTACACAGCTACTGAACATTTGCAGTTACGTAATTCAATGAATCTAGAATATTctatgtgtaaatatattcgtattacatacatacaaacgtACGCAAAAgcgcacacatatataaaaacataaaatataaatacatatgtacacactTTTCCTGATCTCGTTTCTGTGCAAATGCTGACACCTCATCTCCtacaatttatttcattttaatgaaatCTTTTGACACATCGATTTGGCATTCGCCAGTAAattggaaaagaaaaaattcgcaaataaaaattatgtatacacGTACAcaatgcatgtacatatatatatatatatatatatataattgtagtggattttttttttccttttttattaattttgtttgcaatattttgaaaagtgtaaaatgaagcaaatgtcacaggaaaaaaaaaaaaaaaattttctttttaataattgtCATTTCAAAAATAGTAAGAAATAGCTTCATATAAAGTAGTAAGTCTTTCGTTCCACatttttagttatattaaataaaattatgaaaatttgcAATTAAGATATTagaatatgtacatgtatatatatatgtacatatatgcgcCATATGGCTGATGCAAAATGAAAGCCCTTATACTCaagtttttatttgaaatttttaatatataaatttcgaTTTATGattcttaattttaaaatattttattttaaaattatttattttaaaatattttatcataaaattttcatttttaaagtaatatttttgaagcagtatttttaatttatgggTAGATCATTCAAGGTTTTTCTGAACAACTACGTATATAGGTAcgctgaaaaaaaaattgttcatatgtgcatacgtacacgtgtatatatttatttatagcaACTCATACTTGGTATTTATCGGAATTTGTCGATGAATGGCCGAAGTGTAGTGAGAGCGAGCGTGTGTgggtatatgtaaatgtgtaATTGAGTAAAGACATAAAAGAATGATCGCATACCTGCAAATGTATGTGCAGGTCATTTGTTGCATTTAACAAACGTTTATCTTTAAAGGATTATGCGAATAAGCGAAGTTGTCTCGTATGGAGATATATGCTCATATACATAtctacatacatacatatatacatacatatatatatacatacatatatacatacatacatacatatatgcatacatacatatatacatacatatatacatacatacatatatacatacatatatacatacatatatacatacatatatacatacatatatacatacatatatacatacatatatacatacatatatacatacatatatacatacatatatacatacatatatacatacatatatacatacatatgtatatatgcgtatgcGTGTGCACATATAGGCATGGATACACACGTGCACTTTTCACTCCCATTAGTTGTTCAGAATGTGGGAACCACTTATCCGACCCTAGTGAACTAGTCTCTACATCCTTCCGCGGTAGGACAGGACCAGCTTGGTTGTTCTCGAAagttataaatgtatgtgaAGGGCAATATGAAGATAGAATGATGACAACCGGTCAGCACACAATTGTTGACATATACTGTAATAACTGTAGAAATAATGTAGGGTGGAAATATGAAGATTCATCCGAAGAATCtcagaaatataaaaaagggaaatatattttagaaaaagcTTTACTGTCGTTTTTGGTTATAGACCAACGAGGGAAAGAGCATGAATTTGAGCTTAAATCATCTGATTGTGATTTTTGATAAGACAAAAAATGGTCAAACagacgtacatatatacttgtgCATATGCGTACACTTACATACGTACGTagtacctatatatatatatatatatatatatatatatatatatatatatataaatacatatataccaGCATAAATGCATCCATTTCAAATACAGCTCTTTTCGCATtccgtttttttttttttttttgtttctgatatatttatgcaaaggtgggaatatatgtaaatgagCATTTATATCTCGTTTTCCccattttccctttttttgttgttatagttattttgctttatttttttttttttcattttacttcacctcattttatttttttttgcgtcattttttatttcaccaTTTATCAAAAATAGGTATGCATTttcaatttcatttttttttttctcatttttaatttcctgTAATATGCAcagcattattattatagcaCAAGTGGATATCTTACAGTAAAGCATGGTTTTATTCTCATCACAAATATGaccatacatacatatatacatgtatatatgcgcatatgtgcatataagCTTATAAACGAATTTCAAACCAGCATACGTATGAGCAATTATTACActgataaattaaataaaaaaaaaaaaaaaaaaaagtttatacaCACTTCAATGAAAGGTTTTATAtacctttttctttttcgaCCCCCACAAATTATGTTGTTACACTTAACAAGCAACACACGGGGTGAAAATATGTAACCTACTGAAAACAATGCTTAACCATTTATTGGCTATTGTCATCATTACATTAGTACTTTcgttaaataaataaggtatacaaaataattgcgtttataaaatatttaaaataacagggagaagaagaaaaaaaaaaaaaaaattatatatataaaaaaaaaaataagttaaaaagaaaaaaatttatttaaaaaaaaaaaaaaaaagcaattggaatttaaaataaaagaaaaataaaaaaaaaaaaaaaaaatatatatatatatatatatatatatacatatatatttatacatatatacgtacacatatatatacacccaTGAAAACACGAATAtaaacacacatatatacacaaatagacacacttatatatatatatatatatttatttatttaaacgaataaaaatatgcacagCTGGTCGTTCGTTTGCTTGTCCGCATGCTTACtctttctttatatattatttactcTAAATAGTTGAGATCATCCTCATAAATACTGTTGTCCACTGCCCGCTGTCCTCTTTTCGCGATCTTCACGTATTAAATCCCTCGTATATGCGGCTGTAAATGATCCCGCAGTTGTGCTaagtgtatatttatatatatatacataagtaaatatatatatatatatatatatatatatatatatatatatatatatatatatatgcatatatctACATGTACATGCGTTTGTGCTTGCTCTGCGTAACATGCGCGCTATTGAAAGTCATACCATTGTCTATACATCATCTAGGTCtccatacacacacacacacacacacatggCTCCGAGATGGGGTTAACAAAATGATTTAACCATTTgtcatatgtacattttgcTCTTCATGTGATTTATATATCCACAAAAAGGTTGAGGGAAGGCCTCTCTTCCTGCTGTGTTTAAAAATTCtctaaataatattttgatcTCGATCTGATAAATCAAAAAAGTCatcttcataatttttcctCCTTAAATGATGAGTAGTTGAATGTTCTTTTGCTCTGGTCCCTGCAGCTCTACCACCTCCACTGTCATCTTTAAGTTCATATTGATTTTTATCACTTTCATCATCTATTTCCGAATCGAAGAAGTCTGGAGGTACATAAGAGAACTGAACACCAGGTGCGTGTTCAATGTTACGTAAATTTTctgtaattttcatttttattctacTCAAATGTTCAGGTGAATTATAGTTTGGTATACTTGATGGTTGTAAATGTAATTGAAAATCAGGGGcataataatcataataatcaTTTAAGCTTATTTGATCAGGCATTTCATGATGCTTATTTAATACTACACCAGTTTCATATGCCCAACATCGTGATACATTACGTATAGTATATCCGCCACCTCCTAATACTAGAAGTGGTAAATTATATGCTCTCACATGCTCTACACATCTTGCATGCCCTTTTATAGTTAAATTGAACCTACCCAATCTATCACCTGTTAAACTATCAGCCCCACATTGTAATATAATAGCTCCTGGTTTATATGTCTGTACACATTTATCTATAACAACTTTAAACAAATCAACAAAAGCATCATCTGTAATGCCATCATTTAATGGTACATTAACactataatattttccatgATGAACACCTATATCTGTAATATCACCTGTACCTGGGAAATAATCTCCAAACTTATGAAAAGAAACTGTCATTACTCTATGAGTAACATAAAAAGCTTCTTCAACTCCATCACCATGATGGACATCAATATCTATATACATAACTCGCGCatgatattttaataattctaaaataCCTAAAACTATATCATTGATGTAACAAAAACCGCTAGCTTCCGACATTTTTGCATGATGCAATCCACCTGACCAATTCACGCAAATATCCGCACAATGATGATTTAATTTTGCTGCTCCATCAATAGATGCCCCTGCACACGATTGTTGAAATTGAAAAAGACCATCAAAAACAGGACAGTCAGTAGCTTCACCTACATTAAATCTTTTTAATTGATATGTGAACTCTCTATAATTTTCCAATGATATAGACGATAAAAAGTCTACATATTCATAATCATGAAATAATGTTAATTCGTTCACATCGCTTTTATGTGGTCTATATACctccatatatttatacaaattatacGATACTATCAACGAATGTGTCATTCGAATTCTCTGCGGTTTCATAGGATGACCAGCTCCATAATAATAGCTACCTATGTCTGGATCATGAAAATATGCTACCTTTTTTCTGTTtgacattatttttttatatatatatttttatttttttttttttgtataaccTTATTCACccttattatattattttattttttttttttttgtcaatgAAAACATAAAGAAGGCACGGGAAcgtacctttttttttttcctctgcAATTGCTGGAAATTTTGCTAAAGCtggttatatatacacatgcgTGAGGATGTctacatacacatgtatatatataagtatacatatgcGTGCATATATACGGGCATATATACGGCATATACAAatgcacatattttttttttttatcctttccTGCGGATGTGCCTTTTTCCCCTcctcaaaatttttttcaaatggtAATCTTCTATTGACTTGTAATTAGTTACACAAATTTACATGAAAGGTCAGGTAAAAATTTGGGATAATTTTCTAcacgatttttttttttttccagcTTCGTTTATACAAGTACAAATATACGGATATATACACGTGCCGCCTATACATACCTGTGCCGCTTATACATACCTGTGCCGCTTATACATACCTGTGCCGCTTATACATACCTGTGCcgcttatatatacatgtgctgcttatatatacatgtgctgcttatatatacatgtgctgcttatatatacatgtgctgcttatatatacatgtgctGCTTATACATACCTGTGCCgcttatacatacatgtgctgcttatacatacatgtgcCGCTTAAACGTATGTACACGGGGGaagaacataattttttgtattcgTTCGGACACTCGTAATTAAAAGGGAAGAGGAGTAAATTTCAGAGATTAATGGATACAAGTATATGTAAGTGTTTACctatgtacgtatgtgcgtatgtatgtatacataatttacGCACGTATTtacttatgtatgtacatgcatTTAAACGAATATTTATGCACAAGCTACACAAGCAGGACTATGAAATTGCAACTAAAACGAGAGGAAAAAGATGTATGGTTAATAAAGATATGCATATGATTTATATTCCCTTCAACGAGAAATATAagcataaattaaaaatgcataaataagCATAAATACACGTAAAGTAAAATGCCTCttaaaaacttaaaataaaaagatcaTTCGCTCATGCACAGGTAAAATGGTacataaatgttatatatatacatatattatatatataaatatatatatatatatatatatatatatatatatatatatatatatttatatatttatccgTACGAAGATATATCATTGACGAAATTTTTTACTTCCCgcaatgtaataattttatctgTTTCAACATGcttcgaaaaaaaaagagcattattgcaatttttcttaaattttattaacctAAATTGTCTTTTTATTTcgaagaatatttaaaaaaaaaattatttttaagaattcttcttttttttttttgttatgtaTTCAGCTGTAACATGGGTATGcgttaataaatatttagtagcgtttattattttatacatatatatacatatgtacatatatatatgtttaaacacatgcatattttatgttatccTATAAAATGCAACcagcatataaaaaatatttattttaaaaaagaacaaatttgaaaagatgaaaaaaataaaaagaaaaataaaagggaaaaaaaaaaagggaaaaacgTCTTTACGACTACAAatgttttcattaaaaatacggaaaaaaaatattcatgcTATGaggattttttaaatatttgcgaagcacaaaaaaaaaataatataaatgaaaaagaaaaaaaattaaaaaaataaaataaaataatataatatgacgatgttatataataataggaCGATGTAATAGAATAATATGGCagtgtaataataaaaaataggataatgcaataatatagtaataatataataatgctaAACCTTTAGTGCTCTCCTTAAAATGGcccttattttaaaatattaatttttgaaaaatatattaggaAAGCCGCGTGATTCGCGTACATCCACAGATGTacattacatatgtatatgcatatatatatatatgcgtatatatgtatatgcgtatatatgtatatgcgtatatatgtatatgcgtatatatgtatatgcgtatatatgtatgtacgcatACGCATGTACGTAAATCTAAGTATTCGatgcttatatatacgtatatatacataataagcCCGTTACAACGTGATACGTATTATTTACACAGAACGTATGTGCAGTACGTACGTGTACGCACATTTTGCCAATTTTGCATGTCGACTGTTATACTGTAATTAAGAATAGGAGATATACTGTAACCTAGTGAAAACACATGAGCTTACCTTTTATAAATAGTATacttcttaaaaatattttatacacaaatgtaataatagtatgtataaataaatatatataagaggATATAGTAATGTATgatgttaaaataattatttcaaatattataAGGAAGAATGtgatataataatagcatTATAATTTGTATCCTTAGCAGAtccttaaatattattttttgactAACCCAAATATATGCGATTTGTTATTAACTTTACgaatgaataatttttgatgctattttttttttcagttagGGTAGGGGAAAATGctacatgtatttataaatatataaaagaaagagaaaaaaaagaaaagaaaatgtagcttctcaaatttatataaatgtgctATAGATCAgagaaataagaaaaaacgaaaaagcaaaaaaaagagaaaacgaaaaaacgaaaagtcgaaaaaacgaaaagcgaaaaaacgaaaaaataaaaagtcgaaaaaacgaaaagcgaaaaaacgaaaaaataaaaagtcgaaaaaacgaaaaaacaaaaagtcgaaaaaacgaaaaaacaaaaaatcgaaaaaacgaaatgcgaaaaaacgaaatgcgaaaaaacgaaatgcgaaaaaacaaaattaagtCCAATGTGACAATGTTTTTAggcatttatttttcattttatgtcTTTTCTCGTATTTCagattaaaaaatacacacGGATGCAGTGTGCACCGCAAACAAGTGGTACATTGAGGAAAAATGTAACGATGACTTATAATATCATCGCGTATAACTATAATTAGAATTGAACTGTTAAATAGATAGATACACGTGCACACctgggtatatatatatatatatgtatttattcatgtatatatatgtatgcatgtatgtatgtgtacatttgcgctttttttatttttcgttcTTCACAAGGacgggaaaataaaaaataaatctatCCCAAAGTTCAATGCAGTATTTCACAGTAGtggtattttctttttttttttttttttttattttcccatgcacctacatatatataatgatgaaATCATGCACGTAAACACATTTACGACGAATTATACACCTTATTTCAACACCCTCCCTATTTgcattaaattaaaaaaaaataaaacgataaataatacatagtaattaataaaaagaaatatatagtaataaatCAATGGtactatataaataataatatttaaatggtaatatttaaatagtaataaataaatggtaACAAGTGtatagtaataaataaataataaaaaaaaaaaaaaaaaaaaaaaaattatcttagCTATGCATCACATATGATCATATATACCCCACGTGTTAAAAAATGTagtagcaaaaaaaaaattactgtGTTAGCTTCAGCTTAACTCTTTTGCGTAAATACTTTCGAGCGAGCTTCactttgtttatttttattatttttattatattcattatatttattttgttcttcttcattttattttgtttcgttttgttccttttcattttatttttttactttcacATGGTAATAAGTACCttcattttgttataattttataacagCATCGCTTGATATTggttttttcattatttttttttttttaatcgctataatatgtaaaaggacaaaaaaaaaaaaaaaaaaaaaaaaaaaaagaaaattattcttaaaatggaaatataCACTATACATAATCATGAAGAAGTTTagtgaaataaatttttttgagtCTATTAATCAAATAAATGGTTTTAAATGCGATGATAAGCAGtgtatacaaaattaaatgtaaataaatgcaTGGGTGATTAATAAGCTGTGGGAAAAACAAATGCCCAAGCCGGCCATAGGAGCGTCAGGCTGCAATCACATGCAcgtattttcaaattttacgCAATTTAGCAtgttcctttttcctttccttTATACTTTTCCAAgttttatcatataaaatttacaaaatatagaaaGAGGTGTGCACTGATGGAAAGAGCTGTGAGTTCATGTATGCACGTGCGCCtggacatatatatatatatatatatatacatatatatatatatatatatatatatacatatatacatatatacatatatacatatatatatatatgtatatgtatccctacgcatatatgtatatacacttAAACCCGTCCTGTTAATGCGTGGAGAGAACAAAAGATCCGCGCGATGACCTCTAAAGAAAGAACGATATCACCCCAGTGTTCTGATGTGAGTTGCTCCAAGGAGAATGATATATTTAGAGTCAAAATATTAACAGAAATAAatgatatgaataataatgataagtTAATAAATcatgaaaataagaaaaatatgagtATTAAtcaaatacataaatttatcaataaattaaaaaatacgaaaGTAACGGATCTGGAAAAGAGTGGCTTAAAGAATTTACAAGATGATATAAAACActtaaatataagtaaatacttgagtgaaatattaaattatatatttaatttaacatatcatgttaataaatattctgaCATCTTTctgttaataaatattattatatatataagtataaattattctaatGCAAATGAActtattgaaaaaatagcgttcatgaaattttttaaattagatGAAGAtgacaaaaattatttttttataatttttcatgatttgtataataatattaaagaagTGAACGTTTCTACAATTGGAGAGGATGTTGCGAGTACGGAATGCCCTCGTAAGGAAGTGGTACAACCATTAGAAGTGGTAGTACAGGCAAAAATGGAAGAGAAGGTGCCCCTACCATTTCATTTGCCGCTCTGCAGCAGTAGTAAACTTCCTGCATATGATAATACTGTTAATCGTATGCATAGTCAAGAGAGGAAATGTGAAAATGCAAATGGAAGGGAATCAGAGGCGGACCAACCTAATGTAGAACATAAGGGTGGAAATGGTGGCAGCTATAGTACTCGTGGCAGTGTAAGCAGCGATgggataaataaaaaaacaaactaCGAGAATGGGAAGGACAAGCAGGATGTGAAGACAGAAACtatggaaaaggaaaaggaagaaattaATGATATACAAAAGTTGAAAGAGCTAAAGAGCATGATTTTTAAAAGGCTAATTTGTTACATTAACAAAGACAGTGAAGAAAGCGATAATTTCTTATTCGAATGTAATATATTCGCTAGTGATaataaggaaataaaattttccaaaaaaaacaCTATTGATAAAAAGGCGTACATGCGTGAGATGTTAAATGATAGTGAtctaatgaaaaaaattgaaaagaaaaataaaataagaaagatattgttatgtatgtatttcgaattagttttatttaaaatatgtaataatatcgatttattgatatatatgtttataaacatcacttttttttttacattaaattTTGATATTGAAATAGCTGATAAGGAGAAATTAATAACAGCTAgccaagaaaaaaaagatctGAACTGTGCAGGTGCATCTGATATGTTATCTAGCATTAAAAAGTGTCTAATTGTGAACACGGTAATTACTTACGATTACTTCTTTACTAATTCGAGCACACTGTTTAGTGAAAAGAGCAAAGCACCAGATGAGTTTGAGAAACATAACCATGCAGAAATAATACCAGTGGAAGTGGAACTAACACACCTTGCGGTTATGAACACAAGTGAATGTGCAAAGGGGGGTTCCTGCAGTGGGAGCGGCGGGGATATAGCAGGAAGAAGCAGC comes from Plasmodium malariae genome assembly, chromosome: 7 and encodes:
- the PmUG01_07037100 gene encoding zinc binding protein (Yippee), putative, whose translation is MGRSFKVFLNNYVYSCSECGNHLSDPSELVSTSFRGRTGPAWLFSKVINVCEGQYEDRMMTTGQHTIVDIYCNNCRNNVGWKYEDSSEESQKYKKGKYILEKALLSFLVIDQRGKEHEFELKSSDCDF
- the HDAC1 gene encoding histone deacetylase 1, putative, whose translation is MSNRKKVAYFHDPDIGSYYYGAGHPMKPQRIRMTHSLIVSYNLYKYMEVYRPHKSDVNELTLFHDYEYVDFLSSISLENYREFTYQLKRFNVGEATDCPVFDGLFQFQQSCAGASIDGAAKLNHHCADICVNWSGGLHHAKMSEASGFCYINDIVLGILELLKYHARVMYIDIDVHHGDGVEEAFYVTHRVMTVSFHKFGDYFPGTGDITDIGVHHGKYYSVNVPLNDGITDDAFVDLFKVVIDKCVQTYKPGAIILQCGADSLTGDRLGRFNLTIKGHARCVEHVRAYNLPLLVLGGGGYTIRNVSRCWAYETGVVLNKHHEMPDQISLNDYYDYYAPDFQLHLQPSSIPNYNSPEHLSRIKMKITENLRNIEHAPGVQFSYVPPDFFDSEIDDESDKNQYELKDDSGGGRAAGTRAKEHSTTHHLRRKNYEDDFFDLSDRDQNII